From the genome of Candidatus Rhabdochlamydia sp. T3358, one region includes:
- the idi gene encoding isopentenyl-diphosphate Delta-isomerase, translated as MIAANESRFVLRVNQLDQPLGLIEKYEAHRKGLLHRAFSVFLFRHFNSSFQLLLHQRALKKYHSGGLWTNTCCSHAEKTTPLEQTAKNRLKMEMGFSCKLDLIGSFYYKANVGNEMIEHEIDHVFIGLHNPRFIRPNPQEVQNYKWVDVEILQRLPQKSREEFTVWFFQGLELASNFIKIFPIE; from the coding sequence ATGATTGCTGCAAACGAATCCCGGTTTGTTCTAAGAGTTAATCAATTAGACCAACCTCTTGGTCTGATTGAAAAATATGAAGCTCATCGCAAGGGGCTCTTACATCGCGCTTTTTCTGTTTTTCTTTTCCGTCATTTTAATTCCTCTTTTCAATTGCTTCTTCATCAGAGAGCTTTAAAAAAGTATCATTCGGGAGGACTATGGACCAATACTTGTTGTAGTCATGCTGAAAAGACCACTCCTCTTGAACAAACTGCTAAAAATAGACTAAAAATGGAGATGGGATTTTCTTGCAAACTTGATCTAATCGGTTCATTTTATTATAAGGCTAATGTTGGTAATGAAATGATAGAACATGAAATTGACCATGTCTTTATTGGCTTACACAATCCACGCTTTATTCGACCTAATCCTCAGGAAGTTCAAAACTATAAATGGGTAGATGTGGAGATCCTCCAGAGATTGCCTCAGAAAAGCCGAGAAGAGTTCACCGTCTGGTTTTTTCAAGGCCTTGAATTAGCTTCTAACTTCATCAAAATATTTCCTAT